ACACCTTTCACTAGTTAGGCAATTTAAAATAAGAACATTTCATAGTTTATTGAAATGATGAAGAATATTAGAGCTTTTAGGAGAGATGGAATAATTACTTCAACAAGGAAAATTCTCAAAAGATATGGAGCTTCCAATCATGTTTAGTCTAGTCTAATTAAGGAATTTTGGATGTTTCACGATTAGGATGATCTAATCAATCTAGTGTgtataatttcatatttttatgaaCTTTgagttttaggaatagactatTAACTATAAGAAATTCataacttgattttttaaactGGATTAGTAAGCCGATTAGTAAGCCCATTAGCCTTAGACATGATCTTAACCTGGAAATTTGGTAAACTGATTATATATTTGGATtctacataaaaactaaaatgggAACTTGATTTAGTTCATAAAAAGAAGttgcaataaaaaattgttttttaatctaGCAAATCTTGGACAATTGTTTTTATGTGGAAAGGaaatcttgaaaaattttaaaatcaagagaAATTAGGGTTTCTCATTAAACTCACTTGTAGGCCACATGTTTGGTGGGTGTGGCGTGGCTCATCTAATGGCCCAACCAGTTCTGAGAAAGGTTCATTATGGTCCACTCGCTCAAACAAGACTAATGCACATTATGTTGGGACAAAATTCAGGCTTGAACATGtaacttttaaaatattagaaactttaaaattaaaattttttagtgaTTTGAATATGCTCTTACATCGTTTTGTCCTCTTGCACGTGAGACATCATCCTGAGTTGTCTCCATTGTTCTTCAATCATTATCTGTAAATTTTGTTGAACCTGACCGAGAGAagtaaattaaatttatcacatcaacaAGGAATGCAAAACTAACCTTATCATTAAGAAGCTAAGTATGGCCAGTCCATTTAAATAATTAGCAAGAAAAGTTCTATGAATTCATGATTAACATCACATTAAGAGGAGACAAAATGATCATGCTAACTGTGAGAGAGACGGAAGTGTAGAAATAACCACTATAGGTGTGGAGAGAGCACTttctattaaatatttttaacttgtGGAAGAAAAGAGACGAACTGTGAGCATATGGACCACACCGAGAACTTATTAattgtttagagagagagagtgtaaaACAAAATAGTAATGAAGCAAAGAGGCATTAGTTAAGAgcaatatgtaaaaataaggtGCAGAAGCATTTTCATGCTGCTACCATTAACATTTAGTTGCCAAgttacaaaatcatgaatggaAATCAGGCTACACCTCTAATTGTTCATGAAGACGCTTCTCAACTTCAAGTTGCAACTGCAATGCCTCCTGAATTTGCATGCTACTACGAGACAGGTCAACAAGTAGTATAAGACAGAGAGAATAAAGTGCATGCGTGAGCAGTTAGTGCagaaaataattgaaagaaagaggAATAAGTTAATGGTAATATTATAAAGACAAGACTACTTTAGATATGTTGTCTCGCACTTAATCAAGAACTTTACATTTTCACATGGAGTTGGGGATTGCCATCTGCACTAGCTCTTCTCTTAGGCATTTCTGCAATAGAAACATACAGTGATATCAAGGTTTACCAGTAAACGAGCTAGATCAAATTACTTTGATTTGAAAAGAAACAAGCAGACACGATTAGTTTGAGAAATGTTTTgaccaagaaaattaaaatttagggaaTCAAAGTTGAACATAATTTTGTGATCTCATCTAGGAAAACTATTCAAGATAGAACAAGAAAACTTGATTGGCTAACCATGTGTAAGGTGTCACAATCACGTCCAATATAATTTTCTAACACACATATAGTGGGTATTTTAAAGAGTTCGGTAGTCCTTTGTTTCAAGATCCTTCTAATAGAAGATTCATCAATAAAAAATGAGcacttaacaaaataatttgaaatttcatgtttttattttattttatcttggtCTTTCATGTTTGATTTCGTTTCATATTAGTctttacatttcaaaattttcattttggcctttcatgtttgatttagttttctatttgcatatttatgtttcaaaattttcatttttatgaagGGTCAAACATAAAATTGAATCAAACATAAAAGGTTAAAATGAAAGTATTTTTACCGTAaatggctaaaaaaaaaaaaaaaaaagcattaaacTTTAAGGGCCCAAGTGTATTTTATTCTATATTCTTCTAAGAATCTTTTTCTCCCATGTGAGAGGATCTCTTGGCATAAAAGCTAGCACCAAACCCTTGTTTATCAAAAAGCCCTTAAAAAGTTGAgtgtatcttcttctttttttctttttctttttttttttttaaaaaaaaaataatttgaggtTTCTTAAGTCTTACCCATAAAAGAATATAGCCTTGGTCCTACAAGAAATAAGTTCTGAAatcttatataatatattagacCATCCAAAGAGTTTGGTACTAACTTTTAGGAAATAGAATCTCTCATATGCCCCCTAAAGTTCAAGATTGCTTTCATTTTGACCCTTtatgttaaaatttcattttggcTTCTCAAAGTTCAAAGGGTCTCTAATGTAAGATCACTCTGACCTATACTTCGGAgtgttttttggatttttttttttcctatttattACTGAAACAAGCACAGGATAGAAGAAAGGCTTTAGCAGCATGTATTTCATGACCATTATTATAGAGATGCAACATGAAATAGCAATCAGTGAAGTGTCCCATTTTTACGTTAGCGCTTCAGAAACTTCCATGAAGACCTTACAGGACAATATTGAAGATGTCCAATTGTAAGTCGGAAAACAATAAAACATAGAAATATTATAAGTTTCCACATTGAAAAACAGAACTAGAAATTCAACAAGATATACCATCTACAGAGTCTGCCCCAGACAGTGTGGTTCGATATTTCTGCAATACAGATGCaaaagaaatttgaaagaataaaattttcagATATATATTGGCAAAAGCATAAAACAAACTCGGTTTCAAAATGACATCTAGTTCTTAAAGAACTAATCTAATACCTGtaaatgacttttcacatgaAATATGGTCAATAAATTTGTCTCCATCAGCTTCAGTATAGCTTTTGGTGTTGCCCCTGTGATTATGtataaacaaaaatcaatatatcataggtctttttcttttctttcttacctttttttttttaatcaacaaAGCTTAATCCAATTACTTACTCTCAGGACCACCAAGGCGCTCAACACACTTCACGAATTGATTGTGAAGGTCTGGAGTCCATCTGATTCGCTTTTTAAGTGTTGGAGCTGGCCTTGATGATGCACTGTGGCAAACCTGTTTggaaataacaaagaaaaaaccaataaattttCATGAAGATAGAAAACAAGACGTGATAATGATATTATCggatatatatgtgtgtgtgtgtgtgtgtgtgtgtgtgtgtgtgtgagtttaaaTTTTAGAGTGGAACACAAGGGATTACTTTGAGACCCTGATTTGCATAAGAAGAAAGCGAAAATTGCCTCCTGACAAAGGCAGCACTGTCAACACCAAGCAACATGTTCTGGTCATGTGGAAAACGATTGCTTCTACATGTATTGTTGCGTGGAACATTTGACTTATCCGAAGAAGAATATAAATGGGATTTCACAAGTGACTGCAAGGAGTCCCTGAAGTCAAGGTTTGACCGAGCTGCTTGCACAGCTGAATCGGTTAAGGAAAAGTTTTTCCCAGAAGATTGACAAGACAAGACGTGTGAATCAAAACTGGGAAACTGGGATATTGCCAAAGGAGAATTGCCAAATTGTTGGTCTTTTGATGCTGCCAAAGGAGAATTGCCAAATTGTTGTTGAAAACCCATGTACCTTTCATTTATCTGAAGGGCTGAGGTTGTTGATCCAAAAGGATTGGTCATGGTGGAGTTGGATAATTTAGGAGGCTCAAAGTTGAGCTGTTGTGCTACTTCCCTCATGGCTGGAGTCTGAACTCCCATGTTTAAGGGTGGATCAGTGCAAAATAGTTGGGAAGAATAGAACATAGTTTTATCGAAACCAGTTTTGTTGTTTTCACACAAAGATAGCAACTTGcacattgaatattcaaaaTGAGTCACTAAATCAAATGCCCCCACATTGAAAGTTACCCCAATTTGTTGGctaatatttttctctttttgcagGTCCATTTTAAATTAGGAAAAGGCATGCGCAGGTAACTAGTCCTGATTTTGGCCCCCGTGGCCACTCTATGAAGTTACACTAATCGACATACAACTTTTCAAGGTAAAAAGGCTTCTAGTTCTTTTCCATGTTTgttttttccactttttaacAGACTTGAGTGAGTTTGGTAATCTTCAATGAAGAAGATTAATGCCATGGTTTTAATTAAATACTGTTTTGTGAGTCACTTCGCACTCCTAGACTGCAGGATGACCAATTCATCCGTGACATGTCATCAAGAACCCACTAAAGATTGGACCATATTCCATGTAATTTCCACAAGATggaaaaccatatatatatatatatatatatatatatatatatatatatatatatatatatataatttattcattaaaaaaaaaaagattatatatagtttaaaagaattttgaattgGGAGGAATGAGACTACCTTTAGACACTGATTTGCATCAGAAGGAACCGAAAGTTTCCTCCTGACTTTGGTAGTATTCTGGCCCCACAGCAGCTTCTGGTCATGTGGAAAAAGTTTACTTCCATTGTTGCATAAAAGTTGATTTGAGTTCACTGAAAAAGAATAGAAttgattatcaaaaagaaaaaagaagaaagaatagaaTTGAATCAATTTATTGCTGCACAAAAGTGAGGTAGTACGAGTGACTGCAAGGAAAGTCAGAGTTGGTGCGGGCTTTCTCACCTGATTCAGTTGAAGAAGATTGAGAAGATTGTGACGCCAAAGGAGAATTGCCCACTTGGTTCTCTTGTTGTTGAGAACCCATGTAACTATTAGTTTCTTGAAAATCTGAGGCTAGTGATAGAGTCAAAACTCCCATCTTAAGGGGCGTTTCTGTGCAATATAGGGAAGAATCATCCATGTTTCTTTGGATTATTGTTtggaaatatataatatatatgagcTGATAAAACTACCAATCTTTATATTCTCCATAAATTTCAGCGAGTACCTTTGTCTCTATCAGGTTAATCTTGTGTGACAACACCAACACtgtttctaaatatatatatttttatctattttcaatcgattttaaattagaaaaagacACCATGCATATCATAATGTGCACGTATATACCCTGGTGTTGCCTCTACATTCGACGTGGCCACCTTATTCTATAATTTGCAGTAAGCGACGCTGCTGTGTTCTAAGCCCAGTTCGATTATCGTACATCATGACCAGCAGAagaaatttcttaaatttttttagagcaTATAGTATatcttaattaaaattaataatatatagttGTTATTTGTAACTTATAAGACCTTtgcctccaaaaaaaaaaaattataagactACCATTGACCGAGTTACGATGATCTTTCTTGAGATTATCTCAATTTCAGGACATTACCTCGTGGAAACCAATGTACCTAACGAATCATTTACTAgaaaattatttgaagatttcatggttttaaatttactgaaaattttgatttataaaatatatgaatgAATATGATAATACACGTGCTTAATAAATTAGTTGTAAATATGAATTACTTTTATTGGCTTTGATCGTGACATCGTGTCACACATTAGTTCAACCCATAGTAAAGATAATAGGGATGTAAATGACATTTGCTTACCGAATTTAAGAAGAAGATTTATCCATCTTAATTGAGTGGGGGTTGACAATGCCTTTATAATTAAGATAACTTCCACAAAGTATAATGCAAACagataaatgaaaataaaaaaaaagctcattcGCATTAATTGATGAATAAGTTTAATGGACTCAACGAGTAACATTGACTAAAATTTGTTGGGGTCTCTATTGAGTTCATATTGTTAGGTTGGCAAACCTTGAACAAATTAGTGGtcttataaatttctttgatCTGTAATTGAAGTCCAAGACATGTGCCCTTGACTGGTCAAGAAATTTTACAAGAATTAATCTTGAAATATAGCTGATTAATTTAGATCTTGACACATAGGCCACTTAAGTCAATCAATCGCGAATTGTGCAACGAAATCCTGATTCAGTCCAAATCATCATCCAAGCTTCTAAGTCTTCgtgacactacaaaaaacgcgagctatagctgcgttttttagccgcgtttataaaaaaacgcggctatacctgacctatagccgcgtttaaaagaaacgcggctatagaccaaacctATAGCCCCGTTTCCTAGAAACGCGGCTTCAGACccaacctatagctgcgttttgttAAACGCGGCCATAAGTTAGGTCTAAAGCCGTGTTTCTAGGGCCTTGAGCTGCGTTTTACGTCCGGACTATAGCCGTGTttataaaaacgcggctataggtccagacaaaaatatttttttaaaaagggtgCTATGTACAgtagaacaatttttttttataagggagagttatagccgcgtttcacaaaaacgcggctatagggcCAGtaaaatattacacatattttaaaaagatgacCTGTGTAtccaaataaattatatttttttaatataagggggctatagccgcgttttcaaaaacgcggctataggtccatatatatttttttaaattgatgacCTGTGCatccaaataaattatttttttatataagggcggggctatagccgcgttttcaaaaacgcggctataggtctagtgaaataatatatatatatatatatatatatattttcttttcttttttttaaaaggatgagTTGTACGTGCATccgaataaattatttttttaatataagggaggggctatagccgcgtttttgaaaaacgcggctataggtaacaccaataaaaaaacccagaaccccactttcccacctacccccactcttatcttttctttctttggtcatTGTTCTCTGCTTTCTtgggttctttctttctttcttctctgcaaGTCACGCCTAGctctcctttctttctctctttttttttttttttttttttttccttcttcactccaacacagctctttttttttctttgtttctttgctgctgctccttcttttctttttttctctctttccttctttttttctctcgttccttctttttttctttcaatacaACGCACACACCGGTACACTCCACACCACCatatacttcatttttcaagCAAGGGTCACTGGAAAACTTCATAAGAAAAGCTAAAGGCTCACTCATCTCtactatttgaggtaaaaattctctaatttttttatgggtattatacttttgctagaagttatttttgctattgtgttgctgatattgtgcttatgtttaaataggTCTATGTTCTTGagcttttgtgttctttgaatggattcagtgttaaatttgggttgattttgttgaatgagaggagattcatggtttgtattgttatattttggagAACATTGCATTTATACTGTCAgtatattgtgtttgattttgaattttctaggtgtgtttgattttaaactttttggttttgtgtttgattttgaatattttgggtttgtgtttaatttaaaaaaaaattttgtttgaattttgaattttttgggggaaaaaaaaaacccagaaaattttttttgttttaaaaaaaagctgaatttttgaattttttggggaaaaaaaaccccagtaaattttttttttttttttttttaaaaagacctatagccgcggtttAAACGCAACTCAAAGCAGGtttgtagccgcgttttttaaaaacgcggctataggtcgctgactatagccgcgtttttagaaaacgcggctatagacctgaagcctatagccgtggttcaaaaacgcggctacagacccgcagggtctgttgctgcgccgcttaggccggGGTTGTGAACGCGGCCatagaaaacgcggcttcaaggctatagccgcgttttcggtgtctatagccgcgtttttgaaacgcggctatagaccccttTTTTGTAGTGTGAATTCCAAGCCAAGGTATAAAAGGAGACCTACGAAGCGTGATTAAAGATTTTGGAGAGCCGTGTATTGCACACCTAGGGTTAGGTTTAACCAAGTTTTCATAAAGCATCCCCTAGTGATCAAGGTTTGAAGATTATTCAACATTAGGTAATCAAGTTGAAGTTGTTGCAATTGGAACACAATCAAGTTACAATGAAAAAAGCTTCAAGAGGGTTCTTGAAGTTTTGAGTAGAGAGTTCATGTTGAATAGAGTCCACTATACAGGAATCCATGATTTTGGAGCTACATGAGGTCACATCAATAAGTCTACATGATATAATAGTAGATTTAAGATTAtatctattgtaaaacttccaTTTTATTTAGAGGATCAGTTAACTTGGGGTTGATGGATAAACCATCAGAGTTTTTTCCATTTAAGGTTTTCTGTCACCACATTGTGTATCTCATTTATTTTCTGCTATTCATTATTTGTGATATGGTGTGTGAATGATTAACCACAAACGGATTCATTAAGCATAATTGGATCATTAATCTAGGCGGCTTTAAAAGTGGTTAATTGGCATGAACCTAGATCTAAAATTTCGAATAGTATCCTTATTCCTAGTCACATGATACAATTTCATAGGTTAATCCATGCCACCTCATCATATATTctgaagaaaaataataacttaTAGGCTAAGCTGTTTTTAAAGaccaaaaaacctaaatttATCCAACCACATGGGTTGGCTTTTGCCCAATATTTTTGATGCATAACCAATTGGACTCATTATGCACATTTCTTCACTTCATGAAATGGGCCTACGACCCACATAATTTATACTTGATGGATTGAGCTCATGGACCATATTTTATCTTCATCAAGAAATGGGCTCATGACTCATACTTTTCTCGCCTTGCGAATAAGGTTCAACGGCTATGTTTTCCCTTCAATAGATCAAGGCTCATGACTTGCATCATATCTCTCATTCCCCATGGAAAATGCTTCCTTAATTACAAAGgtccatatttacacaaaacgGGTTTTGGACGAAAAACGCCGAACTTCAAGTTAATTGGATTATTTAGACAACAGTAATATATATGAACCCCCCGACATACGTAAGGGCCAAAATTCATTTGGGTTAGTTTGGCAATCGATGCACACCTCACTAGAAGAAAAAACACTAGTTGGGcttgtgaaattcaaaaaaagtcCATCATATCCCACtaagaaatgatttttttttttttagggtaactCTCAGAAGTCAAGTTGCGAGCATCAAATTTCCATAATgcttgaaactcgagtttttttttttttttttttcaaagtgctatgtagcaaaataaatttggctgaatacatttttttctaaaattatattgtatattACACTAGCCAAGGCACGTGAGAGTGCTAGTGTGATTGGATCCAAACCGTATACATGGAGCAGCTGTGAGCAAAGGAAAAGGAACGCTAGCTAAAGGAAGGGATCTTTAGTCCATGCCAACAGCGTGACCATCTTGGGGAAGAGTGAGACATGGACACCCATCACTTGCACAAAAGGGAGATAGCAACCTCTTATGGTTAGATGGTATAGAACACCCTTTATTAGCTTCCCCACGTAATAGCAAAACAGCCCTCAGTTCCACTACCCTAACATTAGCGTGCTTCTCTGTCCTCCAGCCGTTACATAATGCAATAGCtgtattaaaattcaaatgGAGGAATCACGGTTTGACACTTGTCCTTAGGTACTTGGTAACATTCCTCTGACTATAAACATGTTGCTGAACCATTAGGACAAGAACCTAGAGAAACtaagagaaaaactaaaaatttgggTAGGAAAGTGAGGTAGAGAGAAAAGGCATTCTTTGGGAAAGAACATCACCATTGTACAAAAACCTACATTTTCTTCGCACAATAGAAAACTAAAGAGAGTAAGAAAAATTTTCCTTGCTCACCCGTGGTT
This genomic stretch from Castanea sativa cultivar Marrone di Chiusa Pesio chromosome 9, ASM4071231v1 harbors:
- the LOC142611173 gene encoding uncharacterized protein LOC142611173 isoform X2, with the translated sequence MGVQTPAMREVAQQLNFEPPKLSNSTMTNPFGSTTSALQINERYMGFQQQFGNSPLAASKDQQFGNSPLAISQFPSFDSHVLSCQSSGKNFSLTDSAVQAARSNLDFRDSLQSLVKSHLYSSSDKSNVPRNNTCRSNRFPHDQNMLLGVDSAAFVRRQFSLSSYANQGLKVCHSASSRPAPTLKKRIRWTPDLHNQFVKCVERLGGPERATPKAILKLMETNLLTIFHVKSHLQKYRTTLSGADSVDEMPKRRASADGNPQLHVKIMQIQEALQLQLEVEKRLHEQLEVQQNLQIMIEEQWRQLRMMSHVQEDKTMIDN
- the LOC142611173 gene encoding uncharacterized protein LOC142611173 isoform X1; the protein is MCKLLSLCENNKTGFDKTMFYSSQLFCTDPPLNMGVQTPAMREVAQQLNFEPPKLSNSTMTNPFGSTTSALQINERYMGFQQQFGNSPLAASKDQQFGNSPLAISQFPSFDSHVLSCQSSGKNFSLTDSAVQAARSNLDFRDSLQSLVKSHLYSSSDKSNVPRNNTCRSNRFPHDQNMLLGVDSAAFVRRQFSLSSYANQGLKVCHSASSRPAPTLKKRIRWTPDLHNQFVKCVERLGGPERATPKAILKLMETNLLTIFHVKSHLQKYRTTLSGADSVDEMPKRRASADGNPQLHVKISMQIQEALQLQLEVEKRLHEQLEVQQNLQIMIEEQWRQLRMMSHVQEDKTMIDN